AGCAGTCGGTAACTACTACGTAAGCCGTAGATTGGTAATTCAACGCAATTCAACTCACATGGCCCGGCCAACCCAGCAGCAGATTACTCAACTCGACCAAGATGTATCCAGCTACCAAAGGGTTAGGTCAGCTATTATATCGAAGGTTAACCAGACGGAAAGCGACGCCCAGAACAACCGTATACCATTATGGTTGGCTGCTGAAAGCATAACTGACCTGTACCAGGAACTCCATGCTACTCCGGAGCGCCGCCAGTTCCTAACGCACGTTGCCAGAGCCAAAACAGATGCTGATTACGAAAAGTACCTGAGGGCCGCTCACTCGAAACACTTTCTTAAAGTAAAACTCGACCCTACTAAGCTCTAGATATCTTGGTTTTCAACAAAAAGGCGCCATAGCAGGGGCTTTTTTTATGTGCCTGTATGGGAGAAATTATATGCCCTTTAAGCTCCTCCAAAGCGGTCTTATGTACTCTTTACATGCCCATCAAGGTTGTTTACGCGCACTTGCTAAGCTAGATAAATGCGCATTTCAAGCCTGTGGACAGCAAATTTCAAGTTGTTAGCAATCCTAAAGGAGCATAGTAAAGCCTATAGCTGTAAAACGGGCACCCTGCTTGTGTTTTTTGTACACAGTTCTGGATTGTGGAAAGAGTTTTCGGGCTAGGCATCATTTTCATTTTTCTGGAACTCCTAACTGCGTGGACGTTTGGGCACACCCCTAACTATTTAAGGGAAAACGCCCATGAAGTACAACGATAATCGCTTGCACGTCAGAGTTCCTGCAAGCCTGCTTACGAAAGCACACCAAACAGCGCGTGAGAGCAACGAAACCCTTTCACGCCTAGTCAGAGCTTACCTAGAATCTTATGTCGCCTCACAGCCTCTTAAAACCACCTCAGAGGCCGCATAAATAACAGAAAAGCCGGAGGCCTTCTAGCCCCGGCTTTACCATTGATTAGTTGCAGTACCTCCTTACCCTTGACCGCTTGACCTTGCAGATGGTCAGCACCTCAGAAGCTCGCTTTGACAGTAAATACGTAGCCGAACATTACCCGTACAAAGGCAACGCTTACGTTGTAAATAACACCCTCCAACTGCGCAAGCTGGATTACGAAACTCATTACCTGAATAAATACTCTGTGTGGATAGAGGGCCGTCACGTGGCCGATATCTCCACGGATTGCCGCCGAGCTTCGCAAGCCCAGAGCATCAAGCTCAGCTTCAAAAACAACGTCTTTTACACCCTACCCGGTTGGGCTTTTTACCTGGATATCATTGAACAGTGCTTGCCCCTAGGTTTTCAATTGGTCAGCTACGTTGAAGTAGCATTCCACTTCCAAACGGCCGAACCTTTACGCCCGCGTATGTGGCACATCTACAGCCAAAGCACCTTTGTTAAAGATGTGAAGAACCCGCTATATGCTCCGCTACGGGGTATGCAGACCTGTAGCCTACACTACGGCGAGTCCTACACGTTCGGCAGCAAAAAGGATGGTAAGCAAATAGCGGTGTACAACAAAACCCAAGAAATAGCGGAAAACGGCTACGAAAAGCAGTATATCCTGGACTGCCTTGCCGCAAACGGTTTCGATATGGGTGCCGACGTGGAAAAGATAGAGGCCAAGCTTGGCGGCAAATACTTCGCCCGGCAGAAAGACGAATGCCCGCCCGCCCCCTCAGACCTACACGGGGCTACTCTGTGGCACATTTTCAAAAAGGCCCTGGGGGATACCCTGACTTTCCGCAAGCTCACTGAACACACGTTCGACGCCAACCGGAATCGGAAGACCGCAACGGTCACGCTGTTTGAACTTCCCGATGAAGTTACCCAGCCCCGCCCGGCTCCCTACGCTTGGCGCGAAGAACGAGACGAGAGCGAACACCGCAACCGCATCGAAGCCAAGAACGCCGTAACCCGCTTCATTCGCCACGGGCGCCCGGAAGACCTGACCCAGCTTGACTACCTGCGCAAGCATGTCAAAGCCCCGAAAGGCACGGATTGGAAGTATCTGCTGAACCGATACGCTCAAGACTACACGGGTGCCCCATCGGTTGACAGTAGGGCACGAATCGAAATGTTCGGGTAGTTCATCGTAGGGTAAACCCCAATAACAATAGGTGAATACCCTACGATGGGAGTATAGGTAGAGTACGAATACTTCCGATATCTACCCGTAGAACTCCCCAGCACCCATCGGAAAAGCCCACGGCAGCGAACGGCCGTAGGCTTTTCTTTCTCCGTAGCAAAGCGAAGGGAGAAAGGAAACAGTAAGCGTGTGCGGTGAACGTAGCGCCCCGCAGGGATTGATTCTGGGCACAGCAAAGCGAAGCCCGGAAGCAATAGCGTAGTGTGGAACGACTTCGGAACTCCTGAAACCCACCAAATGACTTACCCGTGTCGGTTTTCACTATCTGTCCCTCCCCAGCGGTATAGGTACTGCTCCCCAGAGTTCCACCTGAGTAAACCCTTGCCAACCCTAGCAAAGCGTATTAGAAAGTTCTGGAAAGTCACTATATATATTTGATAGGGGAGGGGGTATCCGCCCCCTCCTGCTCCTCCTACTGCCCCCCACAATGCTGGGATAACAGATGTATAATTTTTTCAAAAAAAATTGATATATAAAATCGATTTTGCAATATGTAAAAACCCCATCGCTGAAAAGCAATGGGGTTCCTGGACTTCATACTGTAGGTAATTGCCCTATTGAAGGGTGTAGGAATCCTTGGTGCTAATACCGCCTGTTGAATTGTACGTAGTGGTGGTATTATCGAGGATTATCCGCTTAACAGAAGAACCCTCAACGAATATTTCAGCAGTCAAGCTTGTATTTCCCTGTATTCTGTTAGGAGTCCGGATACGGTCAAAGCTCAGTTGAATATTAAACTTCTCTCCTTTTTTAACTGTGGGATAGTCGTAAGTTACGCTCGGCCGATTGGTGCTATTGTACTCAGCATTTTCGCCAGTCGTTTGCGTAGCCGTTTCATATTCAACATTACTGCTCGCGCCTAGGGTGCTCGTATAGATACCTGGTTGGTTCGTGCTTAGTGCTCCACCTGCGTTGACGCTGGTAATCACTATGCGGACTGCTTTGGTAGGAGAAGGGTCCTCTTTCTTGTCATCACCGCAGCTTGTTAAGAGGAGACTTGCGGTAATCAGGGGTAACGCCAGGAGGCGCGAAAAGTGGCGTTTCATGTTCGGCGGAAACGTGATGTAGTTGAGAGTGCTGTTTCGGCCAAAGATAGACAGTGAACCTCAATTGGCATCTAAAAAGATGCCAGTGCTCTTTGTTACAATCGACTGCTTGCACTGTGGCAGAACACCAGGGCAAGACGTTAAGGCATCAATCCAAGCTAGAGGAGTTTGGGCTTAAGCTACGCCGTTTACGGGATGCCAAAGGGCTTAGCCAGCAAGAGCTAGCTGATATCGCCGAGGTTGCTAAGCCTACGGTACAACGTATCGAGAAGGGTACAACTTCTGCTAGGTTGGATATCCTGTATTCGTTGGCGGAAGCCCTTGGAGTTAAGCTTTCGGAACTGTTATAGAACAGCACGTCGAAGTGCTAGCGCGTAACCTTGCTGTTGCCACGTGCGGGCTTTGAGCCTTTTCGAGTAAGTACGGGGTAGTCATCGTAGAACCTCCAATAGTCCTCTACCGAGACTCGGTAGAGCGGCTTGCTGGGAGTTCCCCAATTGCGAGCTTTTAACTTCCCATCGGCAACCCACCGCTCAACAGTTTTACGCACAACGCCAGCGTTGGTCGCTACCTCTTCTAGGGTCAGCATCTTCAACTCATGCCGGGACTGTTGCGAGGCTAACGCTTCATCAATGCGGGGCAGTAACCCCGTTAGGATGGCAGCGGAAAGTTCCTGGATTTCGAGAGCGGTAAGGGTCAGTACCATGAGCGAGAAGGGACAAATAGTCTTACCCGTCAGTTTTGATTAGGCCATTCCCCTGAGTGAGGTAGTTCCTGGTGACGTGGTCTGCCGTTTCTATTGACAGCTCGGACAAAAACTTACCTCTGCATGATTTTTAAGAGAACTCTAGCAACTAGCCCGTAGCTAGGATATCAATTCTAGAGGAAAATAGGCCCAAAAGGAGTACACAGAAGCCATATCGATACTCAACCGATACTTGCGAAAACAAAAAACCCGCTAAATGCTTCGTAAAGAAGCAGTTAGCGGGGTTGGTTGTGGTGATGGACGGAATCGAACCGCCGACACAAGGATTTTCAGTCCTTTGCTCTACCAGCTGAGCTACATCACCATGTGCCATTTGGTGGCTGAATGGAGCGCAAAACTAGCAA
The sequence above is drawn from the Hymenobacter sp. YIM 151858-1 genome and encodes:
- a CDS encoding helix-turn-helix domain-containing protein: MAEHQGKTLRHQSKLEEFGLKLRRLRDAKGLSQQELADIAEVAKPTVQRIEKGTTSARLDILYSLAEALGVKLSELL
- a CDS encoding DUF6364 family protein; amino-acid sequence: MKYNDNRLHVRVPASLLTKAHQTARESNETLSRLVRAYLESYVASQPLKTTSEAA